GCAGTCTCTTGCAACTTCAAATGACATATTTTGTCCCAAAAACACTCTTAAACTCCAATTCATCTAGCTATCAGCTAGAATTTCACTAAAAACTAAATGTGACTGCATGGTTTTTTGAAATCCTAAGTTATTACTTGCGTTATGCAGGTTAGGCGAATGACGACTTCACCTCAAAGGGCTGAGATATTATCTTCGTCTCTGGaggcttttaaaaaaatccaattAGAAAGAGCTCGTAACAATGTAGCTATAGGTGTGGAAGAGCTGGAGGCTTCTAAGAGTACTAAGCTAGTTCCGGAGAGTTCATCAATAATGAATGATACATCCTCAAATGGTACTGATCCACGCATGAGTGCTGGAAGAAAGAGCAGAACTTTGGATTCTGATCAGAAGAGGCCAAACAGGGAGAAGCAGAACAGTGAAACTAGTAGAACAGGCTTGCGTACTTTTGTTGCTggaaagagcaagagagaacCACTTGAACCAATTACTGAAATGGATAAGCACTTACCAAAGAAAGATAAAGAGATGGCTGGAAATAGGCTTGATAAGCAACCGATGACCATTTACTCAGTAAAAAGTCAAACTTCATCTTTTGacaaagagaaggagaaggaaaagcaATATACTGCGCCATGGAAGTCTCTTGATGcttggaaagagaaaaggaaCTGGGAGGATATACTTAAATCTCCAATTCGAAGTTCTCGTGTTTCACACTCACCTGGAATGGGTAGGAAAGGAATTGAGCGAGCTAAAATATTACGTGACAAGCTGATGTCCcctgaaaagaagaaaaagagtgcTTTAGATGTGAGAAGGGAGGCAGAAGAAAAGCATGCTCGAGCGATGAGGATTAGGAACCAACTAGAGAATGAGAGAGTTCAAAGGCTTCAAAGAACATCTGAAAAATTGAATCGAGTAAATGAGTGGCAAGCTGTTCGTAGCTTAAAACTCAGAGAAGTAATGAATGCACGACACCAAAGAAGTGAGTCCCGCCATGAGGCTTATTTGGCTCAAGTCGTAAAACGGGCTGGAGATGAAAGCAGTAAGGTTAATGAGGTTCGGTTTATTACTTCGTTAAAtgaagagaataaaaaattgattttgcGACAGAAGCTTCTTGATTCACAAATGCGGAGAGCTGAGAAGCTACAGGTGATAAGAATTAAGCAAAAGGAGGACACTGCAAGGGAAGAAGCTGTTCTGGAGCGCAGAAGGCTTCTTGAAGCTGAGAAGTTGCAGCGGCTTGCTGAGATACAACGTAAGAAGGAAGAAGCCCAAGTTAGAAGAGAAGAGGAGCGCAAAGCATCGAGTGCTGCACGGGAAGCAAAAGCTATGGAACAGCTGAGACGGAAAGAGATTAGAGCTAAAGCTCAACAAGAGGAAGCTGAACTCTTAGCACAAAGGTTAGCTGAAAGGCTTCGTGAAAGTGAACAGCGAAGGAAGTCCTACCTCGAGCAAATACGTGAGAAAGCATCAATGGACTTCAGAGACCAATCCTCGCCTCTACAACGCCGCTCTTTAAATAAAGAGAGTCAAAGTAGGTCTATTTCAACAAATAGTGGCGAAGAATACCAAAATACATCCAATTCTCATGCTGGAGATTCTGCTGCTGGGACAGTCATTGCAGCTCGCCAGCACTCATTGAAGAGAAGAATAAAGAAGATTCGCCAGAGGCTTATGGCACTCAAGCATGACTTTATTGAACCTCCAATTACTGTTGAAAATACAGGGATTGCGTATAGAGCTGCAGTAGGAGCTGCAAGGGTCAAAATTATCAGATGGCTGCAGGATCTTCAACGACTTCGTCAAGCTAGAAAGGAAGGGGCTGCAAGCATTGGATTGATTGTTGGTGACATAATAAAGGTATTTTATCTAGAACTTCGTAGTTATTTCCTTGCTGCCTATTTTTGTAGGATAACTTGTACTGCGATAGGCAGACAAAATCTGTTTGGCCTAGCCTCGTGAACAGCTTCTTCACTCCAAAGAGCAAAAATTTCCTTGCAACAAGAAGTTGAAATAAACTTTTGTGTCTCAAAGGAAGAAGCTAGTTTCTACTTCTGCTGTAATGAGAAGCTGTTAAGGAGAATTTGATGAAAAAGTTTTAGTGCTTTTTCGAACGGCTCTAATCAAGCAAAATTTCTGCATAAGCTCCTACTCGTGTAAAGAGGCCCATAGTCCCAACTAATAGCTTTTGACTGAAAGTgcttaatattattatatctcATCCTTTTTTGATAGTTTATGCCTCTGCTATACTTTTGTTGTCAAACAGTTTTTAGAGGGGAAGGACCTCGAGCTACATGCATCCCGCCAAGCTGGTTTGCTGGATTTCATTGCTTCATCTTTAGTGGCTTCTCACACTTCAAAGCCCGAAGCTTGTCAGGTGACAGTCTATCTTTTACGATTGTTGAGAGTGTTGCTGTCGCTCCCAGCAAATCAAAGCTATTTTCTTGCACAAAATCTCTTGCCTCCTCTAATCCCAATGCTGTCTTCATCGCTTGAGAACTACATTAAAGTAGCAGCTTCTTCCAATCCCAGCAGTACGACCCCCCTCCTGAGCAAAACATCAACTGATAATTTGGAGTCAGTTGCTGAAGTCTTGGATGGCTTTCTATGGACTGTGACTATAATTGTTGGCCATGGACGTTTGAATGATAAACAGATTCAAATGCAGGATGGGTTGATAGAGTTGATAGTTGCTTATCAGGTCATTCATCATCTCCGCGATCTGTTTGCCCTTTATGACCGGCCGCAGGTGGAAGGAACTCCATTTCCATCATCTATTCTCTATGGTTTGAATCTTTTAGCTGTATTGACTTCTAGACCTGGAACACTCTCGTCCATTGATTGGGAAACTTGTAAATCTAAATCACCAACGGCGAATGCAGTTCAAAAGTACGAAAATTCAGATTCTCAAGATAGAATAGAACGATCTATAGTGGAAAAGAAAAGCAATGAGATTTTAGGGAATGGTAAGTTACTTCCAATTGAAAAATCATTGCTAGATAAATCAGAGGGAGAAACATTGCttgaggaaaataaaaaagggtcATTGGAAATTTCAAGTATTTTGGATGATTCTGACTATGCACTGAAGGTACAAGAAAGGGCTGTCTCAGGTGCGTCCCTCAATGTGATAGAAGAGCATCTTGGGACAACTTTGCCTCAGAAAGATGAAAAGAACTCTATAAACATTTCTttggagaggaaaaaagaaagtgaCAATTATACCCTGGGCGATAATGTTGGGAGAAGGAATGTTGATAAACTGAAGCAACCAGTGGCATTTATTCTTTCTGCTATAGCTGAGACAAGCCTTGTCAGTCTTCCTTCCCTTTTAACAGCTGTGCTTCTTCAGGCAAACAATAAATTGTCATCTGAGCAGGTAAAAGTGTATACATACTTGAAAACGGATTGTCATTTGTGGGATCTGATCTTCCATTGCATGTAACCAGTTAGATAGGCAGATGTTATTATTTTGGCCTTACggaacaatttttaaaattttcttgtaaTTTAAATGAGTTTTATTTGTTCACTAGAGTTTGGCAAGGCCTTTCCCTTGCAAGAAATACTACAATTGAGGCTGCAGTATTATTTGCTTACGCTATAGTATTGCTGTTAGAAATATTAGCCGTAATCTTCTAGGAATAAAAACCCCAATTTAATTAGTAAATGATAATCTAATTAGCATTAAAACCTAATCATAACCAATGCCCATTGTTTTGGTCACATATATGCATTAGTTCCCTGTTTGTTCCCCTGCTGATTTTGGTTTTGGATCACTCATTTAGttagatatttaattatttttacctttaAAAGAAAAGTGATTTTATTATAAATGAGAGGAAGCAAGAACAATATCTAGAAGGTAAAATACACGAAGTAAAGAAAGTTAAAATTCGAGTACGAGTGTACCTTTGTACAAAAAAGGCAGTTTTCTTACCTTCACCTGAGCTCCATTCTTAAGGAATGAAATACATATTAATTATCAAGTATTTTCTAAGTATTCTCTTGTGCATTATGTGGTATATAACATGTGCTATAATCTGCTTTAATTTCAGGCCTCCTATATTCTCCCATCAAATTTTGAAGAAGTAGCTACTGGCGTACTAAAGATTTTGAACAATCTGGCAATCTTGGATATTACTCTCTTACAGAGTATGTTGGTAAGTAAATGTGTTGAACTTTCGGAGCTGGAGATAATCGTCATTTACTCTTTTAAAGCTTATTTCTGCACATATTCATATGTCTATACTTCCCTTTTATGATCTACAAGGTCCTCACGCATATGAATTACAGGCTAGATCGGATCTACAAATGGAATTCTTTCATCTAATCAGTTTTCTGCTAACTCATTGCACAAACAAGTGGAAAGCAGCTAATGATCAGGTAACAAGTAAATTCATCTATTATCATCCTATAGTTACATCAGGGAGTGTCATGATATCATTAATCCAAATGCTTGGTCCATATTTTGTGAGTTTGTAGTTATTAATGTTTTTTACTACACAAAATGGACTCTTTGTTTTCACTATGATTACTTTTAATAGATGCATCTATTTCATACGGCTGCCATGATACTTTGATGGATTTTATCCTCTGATTCATTAACCTTTGCAACTTCgttcaaaaagagaaaaaggtttACTACTTAATGGTAGTAGAAAGTTTCTTTTATCTATTAATGCAAGAAGTTGTAACATAACTTTTCAGAACCATTATGACATCTTTATTTGATGTATATTTCATAAAATGTAGTGGGCAGCTCCAAGTAATTTTACATGTCAAagttttgtgaaaaaaaatgaacaactAATGGAAACATTAGTGGCGTTTCTTTGTAATCTGACTGCTTCTGGCTGAACTCTCACCATACTGCCTTCATGGTTGGTAAAGCTTGGTTTGATTGCCAACTGAGGCTAATTTTAAGTCGAATTAGTCATTTCTTTCTAGAGATCACATGATAATCCAAAACTTGTATATCATTGCCGAAGCTGAAACTAACTTACCGAGCTAAGATGATCCCAAGATCTACATGTTTGCCAGTTTATATATCTTGAACTTTTCTTTTGTACTATTTTATGCCTCTTATCTTTTTGATGTCCTACTTACCACTCGAGCATCTACAATTATCAAATTCTCTCTTCAGGTTGGTTTACTACTCCTGGAATCTCTACTGCTGCTTGGTTATTTTGCCTTGTTCCATCCCGGCAACCAAGCAGTTCTTCGGTGGGGGAAGAGTCCAACCATACTCCACAAGGTCATAATCCCTAAATAATTTACTCTTATCACAACTTCTTACAACTTTACATCATATCTAAttctatttagataaaaaacaaaaaacagatCTGCGATCTGCCTTTTGTTTTCTTCAGCGACCCGGAATTGATACCCATCTTAGCAACCACGCTTGTGGCTGCATGTTATGGGTGTGACCAAAACAAGGGTGTGGTTCAGCAAGAACTCAGCACTGAGATGCTACTTTCATTGATCAAGTCATGTAGGCAGGGAGCGTTAACCTTCCAGTCTGAATCCTCACCTCCAGATAACTCAATGACAAATTATCCAAATGATGGCAATCAGACAGCTGTTGAGGCTAGGAAGCTCCCAGGGGAGATGGGTATGAGATCAAGCCGTAGAGGTGCTCGACATCTGGGGAAGGCTCTTTCAGGAAGCAACGGTAGAGCAACCAAACCAAAGATTCAAAGGGATGGTAGAGCAACAAAGACTTGTGATGATTGGGCCCTTAAGCACAATTTGCCAATGTTCGAAACTTCATCGAGTTTCATGTTGCATCGAAGATTTCCGATCTCTTTCCTGGATAAAGCTGAAGAGTTTTTCTCAACTGATATCTGAAAGTCTTTGACAGTATTATTAACTGACACTTACTTAATTCGAAAGTCTAATTTGGACCTTCGTAATGGTACGAAGTACAAAGTTACATGAATAGGTAGAAGGTACGAAGGAATTACTGCAGTTACACATTTTAACTGGGTTTAAACGAAGTGTTGATCGTCGGCGTTAAGGTCCACTGGAGTCCATCTTGGCTTTTCTAATCAGTTCACTGACCACTAGAAACAGGGAAGATTCaacatttaatttgaaattttccctgCGTGGTGAAGTTGTCTTTTCTGGTTGTGCTCCTAAGCAGGGTATGAGGAATCAATGTAAAGAATTTTCGTGTATACTTACCACGAAAGTAAGAGTCATGTTGAGAAGGTGAGCGGGAGAGTTTTTATGCTTCCACTGAGCTTCCAAAGAATGgagaatttttgttttatgtGTGGATCAGAACACTATTGCCTTTTGGCAATTCAAGTATTACTCaccttaaaattaaataatacacaCATATGATGTACAAATGGAGGCTTCTTTGTTGtcttatgattttattattcGGTGAACTGTTTCCTTGGTGCAAATCGGAAATTGAATGAAATATATGTATACCGAATTTTTACATTCTTCGCTCAAGATCGAGATTTTTCAGTTATCTTGCGCAATTCAAATCCTGACAAGTCATTACGCTTTGCATTGAAAAAGATGCCATCAACCATAGAGATCAAATCTCATGAGCCTGATCGACTGAAAAAAGGCGAAAGTAGACGAGGAGAGGACAAAAGCTTCTGCTCTCCGCAAAAGTTAACCAACCATCAGTTGGATAGGCGGAAAATACTATTCTAAAGAAGAAGCATGAACACTATTCTGTGGTGATTTCCTCTGGCATACACATTCATTTGTATGATACTTTTAATGTCATTTACTAAATAGAAGAAATGTATATGGTCAACTGAacatttcaaacaaaaatagagagagagagagagagagtaaacaGAAGATCAAAGAATCCTGGATAAAAAAGTAGTGTAATCTTTCTATATGCTGACTTGCTGGAAAATCTTCAGAGGTAAAGCTATTATGCAGAATGTACAGCAAACACAACACAGGTTAGAATATGCATTTGACAGGGACTCAATTGTTTGAGTAAGAAAGCATTTTACATCCACATCCCAATCTCTATACGTGAAGCCGCTGCGATCTTGTTTTGCCATAAGAATAAAGCCAGGCATTTCGTGAGCAAAGAAATTCTAAAAAGTCACGGCTGAAGCAGGAAACCAAAATAAGCTTCTGGGCCCCAAAGGTATAGCCTCAAAACCAAAACTTCTGCTTCCAATTTGCAAGATAAATGCTTCAATCCGCTCGAACAGCACATCTGAATGAAAGTTCATCATCCCAAAGGATGAAGCAAAGTATCAGAAAGAGTACTCGAACCACGTCGCTGTCTTTTCTTCCTAAAGCAATCAAGCAAAACGAGCACTCAAGCGCTTATACTCATTTCCACGGCTGAGAATTTCGCATTGCTGCTAAATAGGAGGAAGAGTGTAAATTAATATGGGTAGATGGAACTTCCGCTCTTTATTCTGCATGGAATAATCGGGAATATTAGTGAAGAGACTTTATTTTACTTCCCTCTACATTACTATTACATTTATTCCACTAGGTTGTCCTACAGGAAGGTAAAAGGTGTTATTCCCTATTGAAAGCGGTAGAGGGATTACCTTTTGCTGCTCATTTTGAAACCTATGCCGCTCGACGTCGCTGAACTTTATTACTTGGCAAGTGCTGAAGCATCAATGCCCTTGTTTTGCCATCTGGTTTAAGCCCCAAGTTTTGCATCTTATTGTATAGCTTCTTAGCTAATATTATCTTGCCTCGCAAGCAGAATCCATGAATAAGTGCGTTATAGAGGGAAGAATCTGGTGAAACGCACTGTTGCAttcgaaataaaataattaagctaTTAAGTAACAACAATTTAGTTCAGTACAGAATATAAGTAAAGATATTTCGAAACATCCGAAAGGCATAAAAAGGAATTAACGACAAAAAATGACTTCTACCTGCTACCTGCAACAATAGCTATACCTAAACAGCTAATTCTAAAGAGACAGGCTATTAGAAAAATCGTTTTGCAGTGACGCATGCAATGGTTCGTACAGAAAGAGAACATGTATGCAACCCACGTTTAATCTATCGTGAAATGTTTTTCTCCACAGATTTATGTTTATTTCAGAACATATATTACTGTGAAcatcaaaaaagataaaataggTCAAAAGTTTATTTCATTGACGCGCACTCCACCTCACCTTAAAGCATACTTATCAAGACTATCATAAATGGGAATTTATATGGCAAGGAATCGTAAGCTTACTAAGATTAAGCCATGTCGCTTCTGCTTTGAAAACCTACATTTGCAAAAGTATgaatccaaaaaagaaaatgagagtaCCTCCAATATTTCCTCAACTTCATTCCAGAGAGATCCCCATACACAAGCTCTGATCAAGGACAAGTATGTGAATGTATCTGGAGAACATCTCCGGTGAATCATCCGTCGATAGATTTCTAAGCCTACTTTTGGCTCCCTCGCAACCTCGCAAGCACTTATAGCATGATTATAAGATACAACTGATATTTGCACCCCACTTTTTTCCATCTGCCATAGAAGTTGTAAACCTCGCTCCCATAAACCAAGTCTTTGACAAGCCATTAAAGCTATATTATAGTGCTGCTCATTTAACTTTGAACCGTCTTCTTTTTTAATCCCCTGAAGAAGTTTTAGGGCATCAGAATGCCGACTAGACCGGTATAAGGCAGTCAATAATGCACTCCATGTATATTCATCAGCTTTAAGGCCCGAAGATTTCAGAAGATAATATACATGAAAAGCAAGCCCGTCCTCTCCAGCCTTTCCAAGGCAGTTGATGATAGAATTAAAAACAATGATATTTGGCTTTATCCCACAATTCAGCATTCTCCTAAAAGTGCTTAGACCCAATTCCCACTTGCCTTCTTTGGTGCATGAAGCGATGATAGCTTTCATAATATCCTCGCTCGGTTCGAGTCCATTCTGAAGCATTTCATGGTAAGCGGAAAGCGCCAACTCTGTCTGCCCACACTGCACAAAAGTGCTTACCAACAAGCCATAAGTAGTCGATGTTCCTGAGATAGCAGCACTACTGAGTTTTCTCCAAATTCTCTCCGTTTCAACCCAATTTTTTGCTCTCCCAGTTACCGATATCATTGTGTTGAAAACAATCACGTCAAAGTTTTTCTTGGATGCGGCTTCTTCCTCCAATTTGCTGAACATTTCCACTGCAGCATCAAAACCTTGATCGTTGGCAACAGCTTTGAGCATCAAGCTATACGCATGACCACTCGCCGTTTCATTCTTTCTCATAATCTCAAATACTCTCAATGCATCAGTTAGAGTCCCATTACGAACAAGacaagagagaagagagttaCAAGCATGGGCATTTGGTTGAAGACCTGATGCTTCCATCGACATATAGAGTTCTAGAGCACTTCTGGCTTTGTTCAATCGGCTAAGGTGTAGCAGCCTTTTCGATAATAGTTCTTCATCCCTTTCCTCCAAGAAATGCAACTTCGTTTCAGGATTCGCTACCTGCTTCTTCGAGTCAGGAGCCAACAACCGGTTTTTAGGCTCACCACTGAGCTCCTCTCGATCAATTGGAGTCATAAGAGCTAATTGATCTTCTTCATAAATATCTGCAGAAAATTCGTCTTCTTGACTCCAAATCCTCATGTTAACAGCTTCTTCTTTGTTAGTAACACCAGATTCACAACAAAAGGAGGCAACTTTACACACCCATGCACTATCTCTATTCAAACTACCACTGTTTGAATTAAACTTATTGATAACTAGAAATCTTCGACTTTTCTCGCCGACTAACTTAAATTTCTGCTGGAAATATGGAACATTGGGTTCTCTTCTTCTGTTAATTGAGTAGCTCTGAAGAGTGATTTGATGATACAAATCACAATTTGTGCAGCAACCTCTCACCAATACAGCCATATTTACAAGCTAAGACAACAAAAATCCCCTAACTCTGTCTATCTAAGCCCCAAATTATGGAAAAattactccaaaaaaaaaagggaaatatatcaatttgtcaCAATTATCTCCAAATTTCCTAACATCAAAAGAAGGGATATTCCATTTCCAATGTGCAAAATGCCAAATTTACACCAAAAACCCTCCAACAATCAGATAAAACTACCATGCTCTTCGCCCACCAGAAACACCAAAATACACCTGAATAAATAAGAAATCCTCAAAGATTAGGAGATACCATATAACAAAAATCCAATTTTGAGGTCAAAAAAGCAGGAAAGATCAAATTTTGCCACCACCAGCATCAGTTTTAGTGTGCCTACACTTCAGAAAACCGATTTTTTTCACagaaaaaaccaagaaaaataaaaaaaaaaagagagaacgaACGAACTCAGTTTCTTATGCTCAGTATGATGAAGGAAAACCAAAACCTAGTAGTTGTTGTTTTTGTATCACTCGGGAGGGGTATTGGATTGCTAAAAACTTACCCGAAACTTTTTTTAAGAATTTCTAAATTTGTAGCGAAGTATAATGTGGAagggataataataataataataatacttcaCAATTTGGGCCCaagtttctttgtttttttttaaatataaagtttagaAAAAGGCCCAAATGGATGCCCGGTTCGACCCGTTTAGCCCGAACTTTTAGCCCGTTAAGTTCTGGTCCGGGTTCATCGGGCGGTATCGGGTTCACTTTTAGGGCCGATTCGCAGTATTTAGAATTTTCTTAAATATTCTAGAATTAAATTACAAtgttatagaaatatatattttctggtTTGTACCTTAATTATACAATATCACTGTTTggttcaatatataaaaaaactaagGTTTGTCAATAAGTTTACCATAATACCTTTATTAatatacatttatatttatatattatacattattttGCATTGAGTAGAACGataaatatcaaaatctaaAGGCGGTACTCTAGTCCACTAagatcaaattttatgaaaataaaaaaaacaacaccAAGAGAGAAGGTGGgttttgaattttcatattttgtgGGATGAAGAGATGCCAT
Above is a genomic segment from Ananas comosus cultivar F153 linkage group 15, ASM154086v1, whole genome shotgun sequence containing:
- the LOC109721608 gene encoding plectin-like isoform X1; the encoded protein is MMENADEVGDDQGSGWFEVKKKHRSNSKLLIQKASGGSFYKAPTLFPHHSSNDDTGNWHGRQQFSPSKLGHGFSGQQNVSVTSCSQSPEIDQSDELLIDQEITSQNMRTEDLKHGTGVPDEVLREESSNVVPEISKEVKDLNSLDKAESPKSAVNDKQDKESLKLLVSVLDGPSNPQVFEGNAKLSSEYAEQLLSRCSDLDGDSVEALKETYKVSTSVDNLGNFQENQEVSKNTENECGDEMAAENCPSSPIQGVLRIKLPETCDKFDNEPSSTSELQVHSATLSQMNIDAESSVTASVTDAINEQLWQQGVAEVGEGELESKERFRQRLWCFLFENLNRAVDELYLLCELECDREQMDEAILVLEEATSDFRELKCRVEHFDNTKKSSLHSPKDGMAMTVKADHRRPHALSWEVRRMTTSPQRAEILSSSLEAFKKIQLERARNNVAIGVEELEASKSTKLVPESSSIMNDTSSNGTDPRMSAGRKSRTLDSDQKRPNREKQNSETSRTGLRTFVAGKSKREPLEPITEMDKHLPKKDKEMAGNRLDKQPMTIYSVKSQTSSFDKEKEKEKQYTAPWKSLDAWKEKRNWEDILKSPIRSSRVSHSPGMGRKGIERAKILRDKLMSPEKKKKSALDVRREAEEKHARAMRIRNQLENERVQRLQRTSEKLNRVNEWQAVRSLKLREVMNARHQRSESRHEAYLAQVVKRAGDESSKVNEVRFITSLNEENKKLILRQKLLDSQMRRAEKLQVIRIKQKEDTAREEAVLERRRLLEAEKLQRLAEIQRKKEEAQVRREEERKASSAAREAKAMEQLRRKEIRAKAQQEEAELLAQRLAERLRESEQRRKSYLEQIREKASMDFRDQSSPLQRRSLNKESQSRSISTNSGEEYQNTSNSHAGDSAAGTVIAARQHSLKRRIKKIRQRLMALKHDFIEPPITVENTGIAYRAAVGAARVKIIRWLQDLQRLRQARKEGAASIGLIVGDIIKFLEGKDLELHASRQAGLLDFIASSLVASHTSKPEACQVTVYLLRLLRVLLSLPANQSYFLAQNLLPPLIPMLSSSLENYIKVAASSNPSSTTPLLSKTSTDNLESVAEVLDGFLWTVTIIVGHGRLNDKQIQMQDGLIELIVAYQVIHHLRDLFALYDRPQVEGTPFPSSILYGLNLLAVLTSRPGTLSSIDWETCKSKSPTANAVQKYENSDSQDRIERSIVEKKSNEILGNGKLLPIEKSLLDKSEGETLLEENKKGSLEISSILDDSDYALKVQERAVSGASLNVIEEHLGTTLPQKDEKNSINISLERKKESDNYTLGDNVGRRNVDKLKQPVAFILSAIAETSLVSLPSLLTAVLLQANNKLSSEQASYILPSNFEEVATGVLKILNNLAILDITLLQSMLARSDLQMEFFHLISFLLTHCTNKWKAANDQVGLLLLESLLLLGYFALFHPGNQAVLRWGKSPTILHKICDLPFVFFSDPELIPILATTLVAACYGCDQNKGVVQQELSTEMLLSLIKSCRQGALTFQSESSPPDNSMTNYPNDGNQTAVEARKLPGEMGMRSSRRGARHLGKALSGSNGRATKPKIQRDGRATKTCDDWALKHNLPMFETSSSFMLHRRFPISFLDKAEEFFSTDI
- the LOC109721608 gene encoding calponin homology domain-containing protein DDB_G0272472-like isoform X2, which encodes MMENADEVGDDQGSGWFEVKKKHRSNSKLLIQKASGGSFYKAPTLFPHHSSNDDTGNWHGRQQFSPSKLGHGFSGQQNVSVTSCSQSPEIDQSDELLIDQEITSQNMRTEDLKHGTGVPDEVLREESSNVVPEISKEVKDLNSLDKAESPKSAVNDKQDKESLKLLVSVLDGPSNPQVFEGNAKLSSEYAEQLLSRCSDLDGDSVEALKETYKVSTSVDNLGNFQENQEVSKNTENECGDEMAAENCPSSPIQGVLRIKLPETCDKFDNEPSSTSELQVHSATLSQMNIDAESSVTASVTDAINEQLWQQGVAEVGEGELESKERFRQRLWCFLFENLNRAVDELYLLCELECDREQMDEAILVLEEATSDFRELKCRVEHFDNTKKSSLHSPKDGMAMTVKADHRRPHALSWEVRRMTTSPQRAEILSSSLEAFKKIQLERARNNVAIGVEELEASKSTKLVPESSSIMNDTSSNGTDPRMSAGRKSRTLDSDQKRPNREKQNSETSRTGLRTFVAGKSKREPLEPITEMDKHLPKKDKEMAGNRLDKQPMTIYSVKSQTSSFDKEKEKEKQYTAPWKSLDAWKEKRNWEDILKSPIRSSRVSHSPGMGRKGIERAKILRDKLMSPEKKKKSALDVRREAEEKHARAMRIRNQLENERVQRLQRTSEKLNRVNEWQAVRSLKLREVMNARHQRSESRHEAYLAQVVKRAGDESSKVNEVRFITSLNEENKKLILRQKLLDSQMRRAEKLQVIRIKQKEDTAREEAVLERRRLLEAEKLQRLAEIQRKKEEAQVRREEERKASSAAREAKAMEQLRRKEIRAKAQQEEAELLAQRLAERLRESEQRRKSYLEQIREKASMDFRDQSSPLQRRSLNKESQSRSISTNSGEEYQNTSNSHAGDSAAGTVIAARQHSLKRRIKKIRQRLMALKHDFIEPPITVENTGIAYRAAVGAARVKIIRWLQDLQRLRQARKEGAASIGLIVGDIIKFLEGKDLELHASRQAGLLDFIASSLVASHTSKPEACQVTVYLLRLLRVLLSLPANQSYFLAQNLLPPLIPMLSSSLENYIKVAASSNPSSTTPLLSKTSTDNLESVAEVLDGFLWTVTIIVGHGRLNDKQIQMQDGLIELIVAYQVIHHLRDLFALYDRPQVEGTPFPSSILYGLNLLAVLTSRPGTLSSIDWETCKSKSPTANAVQKYENSDSQDRIERSIVEKKSNEILGNGKLLPIEKSLLDKSEGETLLEENKKGSLEISSILDDSDYALKVQERAVSGASLNVIEEHLGTTLPQKDEKNSINISLERKKESDNYTLGDNVGRRNVDKLKQPVAFILSAIAETSLVSLPSLLTAVLLQANNKLSSEQASYILPSNFEEVATGVLKILNNLAILDITLLQSMLARSDLQMEFFHLISFLLTHCTNKWKAANDQVGLLLLESLLLLGYFALFHPGNQAVLRWGKSPTILHKSCRQGALTFQSESSPPDNSMTNYPNDGNQTAVEARKLPGEMGMRSSRRGARHLGKALSGSNGRATKPKIQRDGRATKTCDDWALKHNLPMFETSSSFMLHRRFPISFLDKAEEFFSTDI
- the LOC109721609 gene encoding pentatricopeptide repeat-containing protein At3g29290, which produces MAVLVRGCCTNCDLYHQITLQSYSINRRREPNVPYFQQKFKLVGEKSRRFLVINKFNSNSGSLNRDSAWVCKVASFCCESGVTNKEEAVNMRIWSQEDEFSADIYEEDQLALMTPIDREELSGEPKNRLLAPDSKKQVANPETKLHFLEERDEELLSKRLLHLSRLNKARSALELYMSMEASGLQPNAHACNSLLSCLVRNGTLTDALRVFEIMRKNETASGHAYSLMLKAVANDQGFDAAVEMFSKLEEEAASKKNFDVIVFNTMISVTGRAKNWVETERIWRKLSSAAISGTSTTYGLLVSTFVQCGQTELALSAYHEMLQNGLEPSEDIMKAIIASCTKEGKWELGLSTFRRMLNCGIKPNIIVFNSIINCLGKAGEDGLAFHVYYLLKSSGLKADEYTWSALLTALYRSSRHSDALKLLQGIKKEDGSKLNEQHYNIALMACQRLGLWERGLQLLWQMEKSGVQISVVSYNHAISACEVAREPKVGLEIYRRMIHRRCSPDTFTYLSLIRACVWGSLWNEVEEILECVSPDSSLYNALIHGFCLRGKIILAKKLYNKMQNLGLKPDGKTRALMLQHLPSNKVQRRRAA